TAACCTTGGTTCATTTGCTCAGCCTTTCGGCTCTGCGCTAGCTGACTATATCCACGACCCCTTCTACTATGTCTTCATTCTGGGCTTTCCCTTGTGTGTTTTATACTCTTGGGTCTCAAGAATTTTGCTTCAAAGGAAGATTCTTGATTCAGTCTCTGGGGTGAGTTCTATACTGATTTGCATAACAAAGAAAGTAATTGAATATTTTCAAATCTCGATTTGCTAGATCTCAGTTGATTGCATTTCGATTATTCCACTACCACCTTGGTAGTGAATTTTGATCCAGGTTGGTTTTGGTTTGAAGATTTGATTGGGGTTTTGAATCCATTAAGGCACTAATTGTGATGGGTTTGAGTCTCAGTTCGTGGGATTTTGTTATACTGGTTCTTCTTTAACTTCAATGTCTTCCATTGTGATTCAGTAGCTCAGCTTCATTACTTTACTTGTTTCAGGCTTTCAGCTAATTTTTTCTGAATTTGCAGCTATATATTTTGGTTCTTAGCTTGAGGTTTGTTAGAGTTAGTTTATATGATTCCTATGTGTtgccatttttttttctatgctTATATGAGTAGCTTCTCCTACATGTTGTTATATTTTTGTATTGTACAAGTTGTATTGTTTCTCATATATATGTAATCCAAGGCATACCCTAAGTCATTGAGGTTTTCATTATTGTTTATGCTGAACCAAATAACATCGCCTAAATGTTGCATAATAAAAGTCAACTGTTACTAATGTGGGCTCTTCATTTGTTTGCTATATCATTCTTCAGGTGCCCCTTTCGAGGAGGCAGTGCTTATTTCTGGTGGCTGCCGGGTGTTTATCACACTTTTTCCTAGATCATTTGTTTGAGGTAAatgtttgaaatttttatgCTATGGTGCCAAGTGATAATGATAATAAATACAGTGCTTTGTGAAATTTTTACTCATTGAATGTAATACTGGAAATCTTAGACAATTTTTTTATCAGTAACTCAACTCCTCCATAATTGTTTTTGGAGAGAAATTTTGATCAGTTAGTGAAATATATTACTGACAACTAGCTTTCCTTGTCAGCATTTTTTGTGTATTTGGTTGCCATACCTTTTTGTTTGAATTGCTCGTGCCTTTTCTTTAAAAgaagaaattttaaattgatgtaGATCTTGCCATTGAAATGTATAGGAAAATGGACATTCATCAGTGTATACCTGGATATTGAGCACTGGTTGGTGGAAAAATCGAGCACCCATCAATCCAGATTCAGTTTTTGTGGTTGGCTTCCTATGCAGTTGCTTAATTGGAGGCTTTATTTACATCAACAGGTCTACATTTTTTTGGGAACCTGCATGCATATTTTCATTTGGCTTTATTCTAGTGTGGCAGTGCTCCTTGACATATTGTATATTGATCAACATTGTTTTGCATGCAGGGTAAAATCCATAAAGTTCTCTAGAAAGGAATCACACCTATCATTAAAACTTATTATTATCATAGCAAGCCTCTATTGCTTGTGGTGTGCGACCCAAATATACTGGGTGAATCCTCGTAGGCCTGCAGTTGGTGAAGAGGCTGATCTTGGAGTGCTTGTATTTCTTGCTACTTACTTCTTTCTTCCTCATTGTCTTTGCGTTATTTCTGTGAATCCTAAAGATCATGACATGCAGCAACTTCCACTATAAACACAAACATAATCACATAGGTAACTTGGAAGAAAGTCAAGTGTTGCAATTTCTGTTCCCTGCATGCTATCTTGTATGCTAGAATTCATCTCTCTTCATTATTAGGTATCTTATTTACTAAATATGCATAATTGGTTCATTTGGCACATTCATAAGCTGctgttttcctttttgtttttctcctgatgCACCTTTGAAAGCATAAATAACATTTGAGAGTCATCCAATCCAGTGCCATTGTGATGGAGCATCAAACAGTGCCCCTCAGCGGGATGCAATCTttgttttgataatttttatcgTCTGCGGATAAGTGGAAAATCTCCTTGGCTACGTTTGGAAAGAACATGATTCAAAGATGTATTGTAATTGcaattacttaaaatttattatagtgCATTGCCAATTAGATCATGTAATCTCTGTTGctttgaataatttattttatgatcataattattttgtatattttattcCATTCTATTTCTACCATCAAACTCCTTATCACTTCCATTCTTACTGTATCTCATACCTTTGTGTGTGATATAGATAACTCTATCAATGAACTGAAGGTTTTCTGTAGAGAGCTTGAAGGCTTGATTCTAGACTGTCGGGTTTTTGTTCTTGTGTTATTCTTGATTAGCACCAGGTTGAAGTCCAGTTCACTAACAGATAGGTTGGATCTTTTGAGAGGAGCAGGATAATTTTGATGTGTTTGTACAAGAACCTAGGAAAGCATGTTCAGTGTCTTAATTTGTGACTTTGCTCTGTTGAATAAAATCGTAATAACTTTATTGGTATTCTTTGATAGCTTGTTACAAGCAAGACTATGAAGAAAAAGATAACAGGAAATAAACTTTATTATGGTTGATCGAATTCCTTGCGCTAATCGGAGTTGGAATTATTTCTTAGTGTAATGAAAGTAATGAAACTAGCTGTGGCTGAATCTCATTCATACGTTGATAAGATTTTGGAGCCGAACATCTTCTTTGCAAAAGATGGCAGAGAGAAGGCAGCAGTATGGACCTGTAATGGCAACAGAAATCAAAGGATTAAGATCCTCTTGAATCAAAACATACAAAATATGGGcatttttttaaggaaaaacctCAGAGTTGTAAAACCGAGGAGGTCCTTTGGCTACACCATAATTCTCAGGATTCAATGGATTCACAGGGTGTTTGAAGTCGACGGGTGG
This Manihot esculenta cultivar AM560-2 chromosome 6, M.esculenta_v8, whole genome shotgun sequence DNA region includes the following protein-coding sequences:
- the LOC110617784 gene encoding uncharacterized protein LOC110617784, whose protein sequence is MPGPGPHLMYAMGTGLALTTLTDGRFTPHHTLTYTINAFFGPDIGSFSEWLGSNLGSFAQPFGSALADYIHDPFYYVFILGFPLCVLYSWVSRILLQRKILDSVSGVPLSRRQCLFLVAAGCLSHFFLDHLFEENGHSSVYTWILSTGWWKNRAPINPDSVFVVGFLCSCLIGGFIYINRVKSIKFSRKESHLSLKLIIIIASLYCLWCATQIYWVNPRRPAVGEEADLGVLVFLATYFFLPHCLCVISVNPKDHDMQQLPL